In Perca fluviatilis chromosome 18, GENO_Pfluv_1.0, whole genome shotgun sequence, one genomic interval encodes:
- the ccr6a gene encoding C-C chemokine receptor type 6a, which yields MEQETYHIADYDYNYTDYTNELIGPCTFQNNNSVELVIGPYVHSIICILGFVGNSLVIVTYAFYKRTKSMTDVYLLNVAIADLLFVVTLPLIVYNELSAWPMGPIACKLLRGSYSVNLYSGMLLLACISTDRYIAIVQARRSFRLRSLAYSRVICAIVWASAVLLSVPDFYFYHWYEPSHSVEMFMDEDEESTNISTPPRHVCEFRFTDNNTALTTKIAVPSTQLAVGFILPLLVMVFCYTAIIVTLLKARNFQRHKAVRVVLAVVAVFVICHLPYNVTLFYDTASMFELQSCQDSDILQVAKTVTQTIAYLHCCLNPVLYAFVGVKFRNHFRRIMQDLWCLGKRYIAPRRFSRVTSEIYVSTRRSVDGSSENGSSFTMFGIMMIQMNIGNDHRKTSGKH from the exons ATGGAGCAGGAAACGTATCATATAGCTGACTACGACTACAACTATACCGACTATACCAATGAGCTGATTGGACCTTGTACCTTCCAGAACAACAACAGCGTTGAGCTGGTCATCGGCCCGTACGTGCACTCCATCATCTGCATCCTGGGCTTCGTGGGGAACAGCCTGGTGATCGTCACGTACGCCTTCTACAAGCGGACCAAGTCCATGACGGACGTGTACCTGCTGAACGTGGCCATCGCCGACCTCCTCTTCGTGGTGACGCTGCCTCTCATCGTGTACAACGAGCTGTCGGCGTGGCCGATGGGGCCGATAGCGTGCAAGCTGCTGCGCGGCTCCTACAGCGTGAACCTGTACAGCGGCATGCTGCTGCTCGCCTGCATCAGCACCGACAGGTACATCGCCATCGTGCAggctcgccgcagcttcaggcTGCGCTCGCTGGCCTACAGCCGTGTCATCTGCGCCATTGTGTGGGCGTCCGCCGTACTGCTGTCCGTCCCGGACTTTTACTTCTACCACTGGTACGAGCCGTCCCACAGCGTGGAGATGTTCATGGACGAAGACGAAGAATCAACAAATATCTCCACGCCTCCTAGGCACGTCTGCGAGTTCAG GTTCACAGACAACAACACAGCGTTGACTACCAAGATAGCAGTGCCCAGCACCCAGCTGGCCGTGGGTTTCATCCTGCCCCTGCTCGTCATGGTCTTCTGCTACACCGCCATCATCGTCACCCTGCTGAAAGCCAGAAACTTCCAGCGACACAAAGCGGTGCGGGTGGTGCTGGCCGTGGTGGCCGTGTTCGTCATCTGCCACTTGCCGTACAACGTGACGCTGTTCTACGACACGGCCAGCATGTTCGAGCTGCAGTCGTGCCAAGACTCGGACATCCTGCAAGTGGCCAAGACGGTGACGCAGACCATCGCCTACCTGCACTGCTGCCTGAACCCGGTGCTGTACGCCTTCGTCGGCGTGAAGTTCAGGAACCACTTCAGGAGGATCATGCAGGATCTGTGGTGTCTGGGGAAGAGATACATCGCCCCTCGGCGGTTCTCCAGGGTAACCTCCGAGATCTACGTGTCCACCCGCCGCTCGGTGGATGGATCCAGCGAAAACGGCTCGTCTTTTACCAT GTTCGGCATAATGATGATCCAAATGAACATAGGAAATGACCACAGGAAAACATCAGGGAAGCATTAG